The DNA window GTTGAATGAAGAATTCAACAGGCATTTTGATGGCGCAGATTATACCCGGCTGGAAAAAATGCTTCTGTTATGCCTCAAACCACTGGTTGAAAAGCATGGAATTACAGAACATACGGGACTGATACTTTCTACCACAAAAGGGAATGTTACCCTGCTTAAAAATCAGCCGCACCTTCCGGAAGGGGCGTATCTTTCCGTGCTTGCCCAAAAGATGGCTGATCATTTCGGGTTTACCTCTAAACCTATTGTCATTTCCAATGCCTGCGTATCGGGGGTTTTGGCACTGGCAGTAGCCAAAAATATGATTGCGGCCGGTACGTATACCGATGCATTTGTCATAGCCGGGGATGAGGTTTCGGAATTTGTTCTTTCCGGGTTCAATTCCTTCCAGGCGATCGCGCCGGAACCCTGCAAACCATATGATGCGTCACGGAACGGCATTAACCTGGGGGAAGCAGCTGCGGCAGCGTATGTCACGTCATCACCGGCCGGTCATGCACCTATATGCTTTAAAATATCAGGAGATTCATCGGTTAACGATGCCAATCATATCTCGGGTCCTTCCAGAACAGGCGACGGATTATATATCAGTATCAGCCACGCGATGAAGGAAGCGGGAGTAACCTCTGAAACCATCGATTTCATTTCAGCACACGGAACCGCAACCCTCTACAATGATGAAATGGAATCCATTGCATTCGGCAGGGCGGGATTGCAGCATATACCCCTGCACAGCCTGAAGGGATTTTACGGGCACTGCCTCGGCGCCTCGGGGCTGCTGGAAAGCATCATAGCTATGGAAAGCGCTTTGCATGGGACGCTCATCCGATCTAAAAATTTTCAGGAAAACGGCGTATCGGGAACACTGGATATCATCACGGAAAACCGTCCTGCAGAAATTACCCATATCCTCAAAACAGCATCAGGATTCGGGGGCTGTAACGCTGCCCTGGTCCTGGAAAAATGTTCAACACCAGGCTTATGAAGAAAACCGATATCTGTACCATAGCCGGTTCATCCATCACGGTAAACGGCGACGTGATTTTCAAAAGTGAAGCACAGGATTTTTCAGACTTCGCCAAAGGAGCCTATAAAGCACTGGAAATCAATTACCCTAAGTTCCATAAAATGGATGCTTTGAGCAAGCTTGCTTTTCTGGGGGCCGAAATGCTGCTTAAAGATCAGGATAACGACAACACCGCACTGGTTTTTGCCAACAGGTCCTCCAGCCTGGATACCGATGTAAAATACCAGGAAAGCATCAATTCAAAGGAACATTATTTCCCGAGCCCTGCCGTTTTTGT is part of the Chryseobacterium camelliae genome and encodes:
- a CDS encoding beta-ketoacyl synthase N-terminal-like domain-containing protein, whose amino-acid sequence is MKKPTFITDYSCVTPLGFDTASNWENLIAGKSGIARHAVVENQDPFYTSMIPDDLLNEEFNRHFDGADYTRLEKMLLLCLKPLVEKHGITEHTGLILSTTKGNVTLLKNQPHLPEGAYLSVLAQKMADHFGFTSKPIVISNACVSGVLALAVAKNMIAAGTYTDAFVIAGDEVSEFVLSGFNSFQAIAPEPCKPYDASRNGINLGEAAAAAYVTSSPAGHAPICFKISGDSSVNDANHISGPSRTGDGLYISISHAMKEAGVTSETIDFISAHGTATLYNDEMESIAFGRAGLQHIPLHSLKGFYGHCLGASGLLESIIAMESALHGTLIRSKNFQENGVSGTLDIITENRPAEITHILKTASGFGGCNAALVLEKCSTPGL
- a CDS encoding 3-oxoacyl-ACP synthase; this translates as MKKTDICTIAGSSITVNGDVIFKSEAQDFSDFAKGAYKALEINYPKFHKMDALSKLAFLGAEMLLKDQDNDNTALVFANRSSSLDTDVKYQESINSKEHYFPSPAVFVYTLPNICTGEICIRHTMQTENAFFVLDEFDEDFLHAYSEQLMESGKAEKVLCGWIELYKESYNAFVYLLTL